The Streptomyces spororaveus genome includes a region encoding these proteins:
- a CDS encoding helix-hairpin-helix domain-containing protein, with translation MVRRRAEALLGGSSPPQAPPPPPPPRAVQAPPAAPEGLDAQAPPDEPSGLSSGAARRAAVRERLPLWLQDRCEVRPRAVAAVGVVLLAAVGLAGQQYWSARPRAVTVPAVVAPGAVPAAATAPAAGVPAAGVEAGAAARIVVDVSGKVRDPGVRRLPAGSRVEDALAAAGGVPPGTDTTGLNRARVLVDGEQVVVGAPAQPPPAGPGGGAGSASGSGSGSGSGPGSGPLSLGSATVAQLDGLPGVGPVLAQHIVDFRTARGGFRSVEELRQVVGIGERRFADLRKLVRP, from the coding sequence GTGGTGCGCCGACGGGCCGAGGCGCTGCTGGGCGGCAGCAGCCCGCCGCAGGCCCCGCCCCCGCCCCCGCCACCCCGCGCCGTCCAGGCGCCGCCCGCGGCCCCGGAGGGGCTGGATGCCCAGGCACCGCCCGATGAGCCGTCCGGGCTGTCCTCAGGGGCCGCGAGGAGGGCGGCCGTGCGGGAGCGTCTGCCGCTGTGGCTGCAGGACCGCTGCGAGGTGCGGCCGCGTGCGGTGGCCGCCGTCGGGGTGGTGCTGCTCGCCGCCGTCGGTCTCGCCGGGCAGCAGTACTGGTCGGCCCGGCCGCGCGCGGTGACCGTGCCCGCGGTGGTCGCCCCGGGGGCCGTACCGGCGGCTGCCACGGCACCGGCGGCCGGAGTTCCGGCCGCGGGGGTGGAAGCCGGAGCGGCCGCGCGGATCGTCGTCGACGTCAGCGGCAAGGTCCGGGATCCCGGGGTGCGGCGGCTGCCCGCCGGTTCGCGGGTGGAGGACGCCTTGGCCGCCGCCGGGGGAGTGCCTCCCGGCACCGACACGACCGGGCTGAACCGGGCCCGCGTGCTGGTCGACGGCGAGCAGGTGGTGGTCGGCGCGCCGGCGCAGCCGCCACCGGCCGGGCCGGGCGGCGGTGCCGGCTCGGCCTCCGGCTCCGGGTCCGGCTCCGGCTCGGGCCCTGGTTCCGGCCCGCTGAGTCTGGGGTCGGCCACGGTCGCCCAGCTCGACGGCCTGCCCGGCGTCGGGCCGGTGCTGGCGCAGCACATCGTCGATTTCCGCACCGCCCGCGGCGGCTTCCGCTCCGTGGAGGAGCTCCGCCAGGTCGTCGGCATCGGTGAGCGGCGCTTCGCCGACCTGCGTAAGCTGGTGCGGCCGTGA
- the lepA gene encoding translation elongation factor 4: MPAIPSHVPEPSRTDSALIRNFCIIAHIDHGKSTLADRMLQITGVVDQRQMRAQYLDRMDIERERGITIKSQAVRLPWAPTTGEGQGNTHILNMIDTPGHVDFTYEVSRSLAACEGTVLLVDAAQGIEAQTLANLYLAMENDLAIVPVLNKIDLPAAQPEKFAEELANLIGCQPEDVLRVSAKTGLGVEALLDKVVATVPAPVGVKDAPARAMIFDSVYDSYRGVVTYVRVVDGQLNKRERIRMMSTGATHELLEIGVSSPEMTPSDGIGVGEVGYIITGVKDVRQSKVGDTITSLHNGATEALGGYKDPRPMVFSGLYPLDGSDYPDLREALDKLQLNDAALVYEPETSAALGFGFRVGFLGLLHLDVVRERLEREFGLDLIATAPNVVYRVVMEDGKEVTVTNPSEFPEGKISDVFEPVVRATVLAPTEFIGAIMELCQQRRGTLLGMDYLSEDRVEIRYTLPLAEIVFDFFDQLKSKTRGYASLDYEPTGEQSGSLVKVDILLHGDKVDAFSAVTHKDAAYAYGVRLVAKLRELIPRQAFEVPIQAAIGSRVIARETIRAIRKDVLAKCYGGDISRKRKLLEKQKEGKKRMKMVGSVEVPQEAFIAVLSSDESGGKKK; this comes from the coding sequence GTGCCCGCGATCCCCAGCCACGTGCCCGAGCCGAGCCGTACCGACTCGGCGCTGATCCGCAACTTCTGCATCATCGCGCACATCGACCACGGCAAGTCGACCCTTGCCGACCGGATGCTCCAGATCACCGGTGTGGTCGACCAGCGGCAGATGCGCGCCCAGTACCTCGACCGCATGGACATCGAGCGTGAGCGAGGCATCACGATCAAGTCCCAGGCGGTCCGGCTGCCCTGGGCGCCCACCACGGGCGAGGGTCAGGGCAACACCCACATCCTCAACATGATCGACACCCCCGGGCACGTCGACTTCACCTACGAGGTCTCGCGCTCCCTCGCCGCCTGCGAGGGCACCGTCCTCCTGGTGGACGCCGCCCAGGGCATCGAGGCGCAGACCCTCGCCAACCTGTACCTGGCGATGGAGAACGACCTCGCGATCGTCCCCGTCCTGAACAAGATCGACCTGCCGGCCGCCCAGCCGGAGAAGTTCGCCGAGGAACTCGCGAACCTGATCGGCTGCCAGCCCGAGGACGTGCTGCGCGTCTCGGCGAAGACCGGTCTCGGCGTCGAGGCGCTGCTCGACAAGGTCGTCGCCACGGTCCCGGCCCCGGTCGGCGTCAAGGACGCCCCGGCCCGCGCCATGATCTTCGACTCCGTCTACGACTCGTACCGCGGCGTCGTCACGTACGTCCGTGTGGTCGACGGCCAGCTGAACAAGCGCGAGCGCATCCGGATGATGTCCACCGGCGCCACCCACGAGCTGCTGGAGATCGGTGTCTCCTCCCCGGAGATGACCCCCTCCGACGGCATCGGCGTCGGCGAGGTGGGCTACATCATCACCGGCGTGAAGGACGTCCGTCAGTCCAAGGTCGGTGACACCATCACCAGCCTGCACAACGGTGCGACCGAGGCCCTCGGCGGCTACAAGGACCCGCGGCCGATGGTCTTCTCCGGCCTCTACCCGCTCGACGGCTCGGACTACCCGGACCTGCGCGAGGCCCTGGACAAGCTCCAGCTCAACGACGCCGCGCTCGTCTACGAGCCGGAGACCTCGGCGGCGCTCGGCTTCGGCTTCCGCGTCGGCTTCCTCGGCCTGCTCCACCTGGACGTGGTCCGCGAGCGCCTGGAGCGCGAGTTCGGCCTCGACCTCATCGCCACCGCGCCCAACGTGGTCTACCGGGTGGTCATGGAGGACGGCAAGGAAGTCACCGTCACCAACCCGAGCGAGTTCCCCGAGGGCAAGATCTCGGACGTGTTCGAGCCGGTCGTCCGGGCCACCGTCCTCGCGCCCACCGAGTTCATCGGCGCGATCATGGAGCTGTGCCAGCAGCGCCGCGGCACCCTCCTCGGCATGGACTACCTCTCCGAGGACCGGGTCGAGATCCGCTACACCCTCCCGCTCGCGGAGATCGTCTTCGACTTCTTCGACCAGCTGAAGTCCAAGACGCGCGGTTACGCCTCCCTGGACTACGAGCCCACGGGCGAGCAGTCCGGCAGCCTCGTCAAGGTCGACATCCTGCTGCACGGCGACAAGGTCGACGCCTTCTCCGCCGTCACGCACAAGGACGCCGCCTACGCCTACGGCGTGCGCCTCGTCGCCAAGCTGCGCGAGCTCATCCCGCGGCAGGCCTTCGAGGTGCCGATCCAGGCCGCCATCGGCTCCCGCGTCATCGCCCGCGAGACCATCCGCGCCATCCGCAAGGACGTCCTCGCCAAGTGCTACGGCGGTGACATCTCCCGTAAGCGGAAGCTGCTGGAGAAGCAGAAGGAAGGCAAGAAGCGGATGAAGATGGTCGGCTCCGTGGAGGTCCCGCAGGAGGCCTTCATCGCCGTCCTCTCCAGTGACGAGTCCGGCGGCAAGAAGAAGTAG
- a CDS encoding YceI family protein: MFSRRRGMETAGTAGSSGPSTSATLTLPPTARLLSCRVLDTVHRPLRQATFEVTDPIGRRIVSGETDPYGGFTAAVPEGEYRLSVTAEGYAPFHGVTIVGDPAQPGTAEIVLDAVEPPLLPQPGHWELDPTHSTIGFTARHIGLARIRGRFTTFAGAVRIAERMEDSSMHVIIDAASIDTGVRMRDDHLRSADFLDAVRHPTVEFYSERFIHRSGGRWTVAGALTLHGVSRSVTLDTEYLGLGTGLEGELRAACRATTELHREDFTLNWQSMLAQGIAAIGSSVEVTLDVQAVRKA, from the coding sequence ATGTTCAGTCGCAGACGGGGGATGGAGACGGCCGGGACTGCCGGAAGTTCCGGCCCGTCCACATCCGCGACACTGACGCTGCCGCCGACGGCGCGTCTGCTCAGCTGCCGGGTCCTCGACACGGTCCACCGCCCGCTCCGGCAGGCGACGTTCGAGGTGACCGACCCGATCGGCCGTCGGATCGTCAGCGGCGAGACCGATCCGTACGGCGGCTTCACCGCGGCCGTGCCGGAGGGGGAGTACCGGCTCTCCGTGACCGCCGAGGGCTACGCGCCCTTCCACGGGGTGACGATCGTGGGGGACCCGGCGCAGCCCGGTACCGCCGAGATCGTCCTGGACGCGGTGGAGCCGCCGCTGCTGCCGCAGCCCGGCCACTGGGAGCTCGACCCGACCCACTCGACCATCGGCTTCACGGCCCGCCACATCGGCCTGGCCCGGATCCGCGGCCGGTTCACCACGTTCGCCGGGGCGGTGCGGATAGCCGAGCGCATGGAGGACTCCTCCATGCACGTGATCATCGACGCGGCGAGCATCGACACCGGGGTGCGGATGCGCGACGACCACCTGAGGTCGGCGGACTTCCTGGACGCGGTCCGCCACCCCACGGTCGAGTTCTACAGCGAGCGGTTCATCCACCGCAGCGGCGGCCGCTGGACCGTCGCCGGGGCGCTCACGCTCCACGGCGTGAGCCGGTCCGTGACCCTGGACACCGAGTACCTCGGTCTGGGCACGGGCCTGGAGGGCGAGCTCCGGGCGGCCTGCCGGGCCACCACCGAGCTGCACCGCGAGGACTTCACCCTCAACTGGCAGTCGATGCTGGCGCAGGGGATCGCGGCCATCGGTTCGAGCGTGGAAGTGACCCTGGACGTCCAGGCCGTGCGCAAGGCCTGA
- a CDS encoding AMP-dependent synthetase/ligase, which produces MSDTQTYLENRPPTVAVLFLERVAATPDDEAYRYPVPAADGRSGADDWKSLSWGQAAERVFAIAGGLIALGLETEERVALASNTRVDWILSDLGVMCAGGAVTTIYPSTNADESAFILSDSESRVLIAEDAQQLAKARERRAELPRLAHVVVLDAADAVAAEGDPEGWVLSLAELEERGKEYLAKHPAAVKERVAAITSDQLATLIYTSGTTGRPKGVRLPHDNWSYMAKAMVATGLIGKEDVQYLWLPLAHVFGKVLTSGQIEAGHVTAVDGRIDKIIENLPIVQPTYMAAVPRIFEKVYNGVAAKARAAGGAKYKIFQWSVGVAREYAKVTQDNFRRTGQATAPFGLTTKHKIADALVYSKLREAFGGKLRAAVSGASALAPEIGFFFSGAGVHILEGYGLTESSAASFVNPGEAYRTGTVGKPLPGTEVRIADDGEVLLRGPGIMQGYHRQPDKTAEVLESDGWLHTGDIGELSADGYLRITDRKKDLIKTSGGKYVAPAEIEGQFKAICPYVSTIVVHGADRNFCSALIALDEPSILVWAAENGLEGKTYQQVLAAPETNRLIETYVQTLNEGLQRWQTVKKFRLLPRDLDVEHGDLTPSLKLKRPVVEREFKHLIEEMYEGSREA; this is translated from the coding sequence GTGAGCGACACACAGACCTATCTCGAGAACCGCCCGCCCACCGTGGCGGTGCTCTTCCTTGAGCGCGTCGCAGCGACGCCCGACGACGAGGCCTACCGGTACCCGGTGCCGGCGGCCGACGGCCGGAGCGGCGCCGACGACTGGAAATCACTCAGCTGGGGCCAGGCGGCCGAGCGGGTGTTCGCCATCGCCGGCGGGCTGATCGCCCTCGGCCTGGAAACGGAGGAGCGCGTCGCGCTCGCCTCCAACACCCGGGTCGACTGGATCCTCTCCGACCTCGGCGTGATGTGCGCCGGCGGCGCGGTCACCACGATCTACCCCAGCACCAACGCGGACGAGTCGGCGTTCATCCTCTCGGACTCCGAGAGCCGGGTGCTCATCGCCGAGGACGCGCAGCAGCTGGCGAAGGCGCGCGAGCGCCGCGCCGAGCTGCCCAGGCTCGCCCACGTCGTGGTCCTGGACGCCGCCGACGCGGTCGCCGCCGAGGGCGACCCCGAGGGCTGGGTGCTCTCCCTCGCCGAGCTGGAGGAGCGTGGCAAGGAGTACCTCGCCAAGCACCCCGCGGCGGTCAAGGAGCGGGTCGCGGCCATCACCTCCGACCAGCTCGCCACCCTCATCTACACCTCCGGCACCACCGGCCGTCCCAAGGGCGTCCGGCTGCCGCACGACAACTGGTCGTACATGGCCAAGGCCATGGTCGCCACCGGGCTGATCGGCAAGGAGGACGTCCAGTACCTGTGGCTGCCGCTGGCCCACGTCTTCGGCAAGGTGCTGACCTCCGGGCAGATCGAGGCCGGGCACGTGACCGCCGTCGACGGCCGGATCGACAAGATCATCGAGAACCTGCCGATCGTGCAGCCGACCTACATGGCCGCCGTCCCGCGCATCTTCGAGAAGGTCTACAACGGCGTGGCCGCCAAGGCCCGGGCCGCCGGCGGAGCCAAGTACAAGATCTTCCAGTGGTCGGTCGGCGTCGCCCGCGAGTACGCCAAGGTCACGCAGGACAACTTCCGCCGCACCGGCCAGGCGACCGCCCCCTTCGGCCTCACCACCAAGCACAAGATCGCCGACGCGCTCGTCTACTCCAAGCTCCGCGAGGCCTTCGGCGGGAAGCTGCGGGCCGCCGTCTCCGGCGCCTCCGCCCTGGCCCCCGAGATCGGCTTCTTCTTCTCCGGCGCGGGCGTCCACATCCTGGAGGGCTACGGCCTGACCGAGTCCAGCGCGGCCTCCTTCGTCAACCCGGGCGAGGCCTACCGCACCGGCACGGTCGGCAAGCCGCTCCCCGGCACCGAGGTCCGCATCGCCGACGACGGCGAGGTGCTGCTGCGCGGCCCCGGCATCATGCAGGGCTACCACCGGCAGCCGGACAAGACCGCCGAGGTCCTGGAGTCCGACGGCTGGCTGCACACGGGCGACATCGGAGAGCTGTCGGCCGACGGCTACCTGCGCATCACCGACCGCAAGAAGGACCTGATCAAGACCTCGGGCGGCAAGTACGTCGCCCCGGCCGAGATCGAGGGCCAGTTCAAGGCGATCTGCCCGTACGTGTCGACGATCGTCGTGCACGGCGCCGACCGTAACTTCTGCTCCGCGCTGATCGCCCTCGACGAGCCGTCGATCCTGGTCTGGGCGGCCGAGAACGGGCTGGAGGGCAAGACGTACCAGCAGGTCCTGGCGGCGCCGGAGACCAACCGCCTGATCGAGACGTACGTACAGACCCTGAACGAGGGCCTGCAGCGCTGGCAGACGGTCAAGAAGTTCCGGCTGCTGCCGCGCGACCTCGACGTCGAGCACGGCGACCTCACGCCCAGCCTGAAGCTGAAGCGACCGGTGGTCGAGCGTGAGTTCAAGCACCTGATCGAGGAGATGTACGAGGGGTCCCGCGAGGCGTAG
- a CDS encoding DUF3097 domain-containing protein, which produces MREYSPDLTPQWKRPKAVPEVAADPDLVVEVAGTDFCGAVVACEAGTVTLEDRFGKRRVFPMEPRGFLLDGAVVTLVRPPRGPAAPARTASGSLAVPGARARVARAGRIYVEGRHDAELVERVWGDDLRIEGVVVEYLEGIDDLPAVVAGFGPAADARLGILVDHLVPGSKESRIAASVTSPDVLIVGHPYVDVWQAVKPSALGIPAWPVIPPGQDWKTGVCRALGWPENTGAAWQHILSRVTSYKDLEPVLLGRVEELIDFVTAPA; this is translated from the coding sequence ATGCGCGAGTACTCCCCCGACCTGACCCCGCAGTGGAAGCGCCCCAAGGCCGTGCCGGAGGTGGCGGCGGACCCCGACCTGGTGGTCGAGGTGGCGGGTACGGACTTCTGCGGCGCGGTGGTGGCCTGCGAGGCGGGCACGGTGACCCTGGAGGACCGCTTCGGCAAGCGCCGGGTGTTCCCGATGGAGCCGCGCGGGTTCCTGCTGGACGGCGCGGTGGTCACCCTGGTCCGTCCGCCCCGGGGCCCGGCGGCGCCGGCCCGTACGGCGTCGGGGTCGCTCGCCGTCCCCGGGGCGCGGGCGCGGGTGGCGCGGGCCGGCCGGATCTACGTCGAGGGCCGGCACGACGCGGAGCTGGTCGAACGGGTCTGGGGCGACGACCTGCGGATCGAGGGCGTGGTGGTGGAGTACCTGGAGGGCATCGACGACCTCCCGGCCGTCGTCGCCGGCTTCGGCCCGGCCGCGGACGCCCGCCTCGGCATCCTGGTCGACCACCTCGTGCCGGGCTCGAAGGAGTCCCGTATCGCGGCGTCGGTGACCTCGCCGGACGTGCTGATCGTGGGCCACCCGTACGTGGACGTCTGGCAGGCGGTGAAGCCGTCCGCACTGGGCATCCCGGCGTGGCCGGTGATCCCGCCGGGCCAGGACTGGAAGACGGGCGTCTGCCGGGCGCTGGGCTGGCCGGAGAACACCGGCGCCGCCTGGCAGCACATCCTGTCCCGGGTGACGTCCTACAAGGACCTGGAGCCGGTCCTGCTGGGCCGCGTGGAGGAGCTGATCGACTTCGTCACGGCGCCGGCCTGA
- the rpsT gene encoding 30S ribosomal protein S20, with product MANIKSQIKRNKTNEKARLRNKAVKSSLKTAIRKAREAVLAGDVEKATVASRAAARALDKAVSKGVIHKNAAANKKSALATKVASLQG from the coding sequence GTGGCGAACATCAAGTCCCAGATCAAGCGGAACAAGACGAACGAGAAGGCGCGCCTGCGCAACAAGGCCGTCAAGTCCTCGCTCAAGACCGCGATCCGCAAGGCCCGCGAGGCCGTCCTCGCCGGTGACGTCGAGAAGGCCACCGTGGCTTCTCGCGCTGCCGCGCGTGCGCTCGACAAGGCTGTCTCGAAGGGTGTCATCCACAAGAACGCCGCCGCCAACAAGAAGTCGGCGCTGGCCACCAAGGTTGCCTCCCTGCAGGGCTGA
- a CDS encoding Uma2 family endonuclease, with protein sequence MTAVDDRRMTEYFESFEAPEGVKVELLRGEIVMMAGPDVVHNLIVLFVQRQVPVGRWYPLQTQDVDIPAESSEPQPDLVVLPAEAAPESGRLVPASALAMVVEVVSKTSKLRDYVTKRSIYAAGGIPTYLIIDPFQAKCVVLTEPFGAGEEADYRTERTSKFGEPVPLDVLGLTLDTAEFGTLP encoded by the coding sequence ATGACCGCTGTGGACGATCGCCGGATGACCGAGTACTTCGAGAGCTTCGAGGCTCCCGAGGGGGTCAAGGTCGAGCTCCTCAGGGGGGAAATCGTGATGATGGCGGGGCCGGACGTCGTCCACAACCTGATCGTCCTGTTCGTCCAGCGGCAGGTCCCGGTGGGACGCTGGTATCCGCTCCAGACCCAGGACGTGGACATTCCTGCAGAGTCGTCCGAGCCGCAGCCGGACCTCGTGGTCCTGCCGGCCGAGGCAGCGCCGGAGTCGGGCCGCCTGGTGCCCGCCTCGGCCCTGGCGATGGTGGTGGAGGTCGTCTCCAAGACCAGCAAGCTGCGCGACTACGTGACGAAGCGCTCGATCTACGCGGCCGGCGGCATCCCAACGTACTTGATCATTGACCCGTTCCAGGCCAAGTGCGTCGTGCTCACCGAACCCTTTGGCGCGGGAGAAGAGGCCGACTACCGAACCGAGCGGACCAGCAAGTTCGGTGAACCGGTCCCGCTCGATGTCCTCGGCCTCACCCTCGATACCGCGGAGTTCGGCACCCTGCCGTAG
- the hemW gene encoding radical SAM family heme chaperone HemW: MPSALPDGEPMPEDGSLPSHALAGAEERPLGFYLHVPYCATRCGYCDFNTYTATELRGTGGVLASRENYADTLIDEVRLARKVLGDDPRQVRTVFVGGGTPTLLPAADLVRMLAAIRDEFGLAEDAEITTEANPESVDPAYLAELRAGGFNRVSFGMQSAKQHVLKVLDRTHTPGRPEACVAEARAAGFEHVNLDLIYGTPGESDEDWRATLSAALGAGPDHISAYALIVEEGTQLARRIRRGEVPMTDDDVHADRYLIADEVMAQAGYSWYEVSNWATSEAGRCLHNELYWRGADWWGAGPGAHSHVGGVRWWNVKHPGAYAAALAEGRSPGAGRELLSEEDRRVERILLELRLVDGVPLSLLAPAGLTASRKALADGLLAPGPYEAGRAVLTLRGRLLADAVVRDLVD; encoded by the coding sequence ATGCCTTCCGCACTCCCCGACGGTGAACCCATGCCCGAAGACGGCTCGCTGCCGTCGCATGCCCTGGCGGGCGCGGAGGAGCGGCCGCTCGGGTTCTACCTGCACGTCCCGTACTGCGCCACGCGCTGCGGGTACTGCGACTTCAACACCTACACGGCCACCGAGCTGCGGGGCACCGGCGGTGTGCTCGCCTCCCGGGAGAACTACGCCGACACCCTGATCGACGAGGTCAGGCTGGCGCGGAAGGTGCTCGGGGACGACCCGCGGCAGGTCCGGACCGTCTTCGTCGGCGGCGGCACGCCCACGCTGCTGCCCGCCGCCGACCTCGTACGCATGCTCGCGGCGATCCGGGACGAGTTCGGCCTGGCCGAGGACGCCGAGATCACCACGGAGGCCAATCCGGAGTCCGTGGACCCGGCATACCTGGCCGAGCTGCGCGCCGGAGGCTTCAACCGGGTCTCCTTCGGCATGCAGAGCGCCAAGCAGCACGTCCTGAAGGTGCTCGACCGCACCCACACGCCGGGGCGCCCCGAGGCGTGCGTCGCGGAGGCGCGGGCGGCGGGCTTCGAGCACGTCAACCTCGACCTGATCTACGGCACCCCGGGGGAGTCCGACGAGGACTGGCGCGCGACGCTCTCGGCGGCGCTGGGGGCCGGGCCGGACCACATCAGCGCCTACGCGCTGATCGTCGAGGAGGGCACGCAGCTGGCGCGCCGGATCCGCCGAGGCGAGGTCCCCATGACCGACGACGACGTCCACGCCGACCGCTACCTGATCGCCGACGAGGTCATGGCCCAGGCCGGCTACTCCTGGTACGAGGTGTCGAACTGGGCCACCTCGGAGGCCGGACGCTGCCTGCACAACGAGCTGTACTGGCGCGGCGCCGACTGGTGGGGCGCCGGGCCCGGCGCGCACTCGCACGTGGGCGGGGTGCGGTGGTGGAACGTGAAGCACCCGGGCGCGTACGCCGCCGCGCTCGCGGAGGGCCGATCCCCCGGCGCCGGACGCGAGCTCCTCTCGGAGGAGGACCGCCGGGTCGAGCGGATCCTGCTGGAGCTGCGCCTCGTGGACGGCGTCCCGCTGTCCCTGCTCGCCCCGGCCGGCCTCACGGCGTCCCGCAAGGCCCTCGCGGACGGCCTCCTGGCCCCCGGCCCGTACGAGGCGGGCCGGGCCGTCCTGACCCTGCGCGGGCGGCTGCTGGCCGACGCGGTGGTCCGGGACCTGGTGGACTGA
- a CDS encoding DegV family protein, with protein sequence MSRHVAIVTDSTAYLPRPAMARHGITAVPLTVVLGGEALEEGTEISARSLALALQKRRSVTTSRPSTEEFVRAYRAAADAGATGIVSLHLSAEFSGTYDAAVVAARTAPVPVRVLDTGMVAMALGFCALAAAEVAEAGGSVDEAVAAAEKRAADMAAYFYVDTLDYLRRGGRIGAAQALLGSALAVKPLLTLDGGRIEMLEKVRTSSKAIARLEELAVERAGSADVDVAVHHLAAPERAEKLAERLRERIPGLVELHVSEVGAVIGAHTGPGLLAAVVSPR encoded by the coding sequence ATGTCCCGCCATGTCGCCATCGTCACCGATTCCACGGCCTATCTGCCCCGACCGGCCATGGCGCGGCACGGAATCACCGCCGTCCCGCTCACCGTGGTGCTCGGTGGTGAGGCCCTTGAGGAAGGCACCGAGATCTCGGCGCGCAGCCTGGCCCTTGCCCTGCAGAAGCGCCGCTCGGTCACCACCTCCCGCCCCAGCACGGAGGAGTTCGTCCGGGCCTACCGGGCCGCGGCGGACGCCGGCGCGACCGGCATCGTCAGCCTGCACCTGTCCGCCGAGTTCTCCGGCACCTACGACGCGGCCGTGGTCGCCGCCAGGACCGCACCCGTACCGGTCCGTGTCCTGGACACGGGCATGGTCGCGATGGCCCTCGGTTTCTGCGCGCTCGCCGCCGCCGAGGTGGCCGAGGCGGGCGGATCCGTGGACGAGGCCGTGGCGGCCGCCGAGAAGCGGGCGGCGGACATGGCCGCGTACTTCTACGTCGACACCCTCGACTACCTCCGCCGCGGCGGCCGGATCGGGGCGGCCCAGGCCCTCCTCGGCTCCGCCCTGGCGGTGAAGCCCCTGCTCACGCTGGACGGCGGGCGGATCGAGATGCTGGAGAAGGTCCGTACGTCCTCCAAGGCCATCGCCCGCCTGGAGGAGCTGGCCGTCGAACGCGCCGGGTCCGCCGACGTGGACGTGGCGGTGCACCACCTGGCGGCTCCGGAGCGGGCGGAGAAGCTCGCCGAGCGGCTCCGCGAGCGCATCCCCGGACTGGTCGAGCTGCACGTCAGCGAGGTCGGTGCGGTGATCGGGGCACACACCGGCCCGGGGCTGCTGGCGGCGGTCGTCTCGCCCCGCTGA
- the holA gene encoding DNA polymerase III subunit delta: MATRKNSTDDPLAPLTLAVGQEELLLDRAVREVVAAARAADADTDVRDLASEQLQPGTLAELTSPSLFSERKVLIVRGAQDLSADSVKEVKAYLAAPYEEIILVLLHAGGVKGKGLLDAARKAGAREIACPKMTKAADRLSFVRGEFRTLGRSATPEACQNLVDAIGSDLRELASAAAQLCADVEGTIDEAVVARYYTGRAEASSFTVADRAVEGRAAEALEALRWSLATGVAPVLITSALAQAVRAIGKLASAPRGARPGDLARDLGMPPWKIDRVRQQMRGWSADAVSDALRAVADADAGVKGGGDDPEYALEKAVVAVASAARPQRR, from the coding sequence ATGGCCACCAGGAAGAACTCCACCGACGATCCGCTTGCCCCGCTCACCCTCGCGGTGGGGCAGGAGGAGCTGCTGCTCGACCGCGCCGTGCGCGAGGTGGTGGCGGCCGCCCGTGCCGCCGACGCCGACACGGACGTCCGCGATCTCGCCTCCGAGCAGCTCCAGCCCGGCACGCTCGCCGAGCTGACGAGCCCCTCGCTCTTCTCCGAGCGCAAGGTCCTGATCGTGCGGGGCGCGCAGGACCTGTCCGCCGACTCCGTCAAGGAGGTCAAGGCCTACCTCGCCGCGCCCTACGAGGAGATCATCCTGGTCCTCCTGCACGCGGGCGGCGTCAAGGGCAAGGGCCTGCTGGACGCCGCGCGCAAGGCGGGCGCCCGGGAGATCGCCTGCCCGAAGATGACGAAGGCCGCCGACCGGCTGTCCTTCGTTCGCGGCGAATTCCGCACGCTCGGCCGCTCGGCGACCCCGGAGGCCTGCCAGAACCTGGTGGACGCCATCGGCAGCGACCTGCGGGAGCTGGCGAGCGCGGCCGCGCAGTTGTGCGCCGACGTCGAGGGCACCATCGACGAAGCCGTCGTCGCCCGCTACTACACGGGCCGGGCCGAGGCCTCCAGCTTCACGGTCGCCGACAGGGCGGTCGAGGGGCGGGCGGCCGAGGCCCTGGAGGCCCTGCGCTGGTCCCTGGCCACCGGGGTGGCGCCGGTCCTGATCACCAGCGCCCTGGCGCAGGCGGTCCGGGCGATCGGCAAGCTCGCCTCCGCCCCCCGCGGGGCCCGCCCCGGCGACCTCGCCCGGGACCTGGGCATGCCGCCCTGGAAGATCGACCGGGTCCGCCAGCAGATGCGCGGCTGGTCGGCGGACGCGGTCTCGGACGCCCTGCGCGCCGTGGCCGACGCCGACGCCGGGGTCAAGGGCGGCGGAGACGATCCCGAGTACGCCCTGGAGAAGGCCGTGGTGGCGGTGGCCAGCGCGGCCCGCCCCCAGCGCAGGTAG